In Mercenaria mercenaria strain notata chromosome 15, MADL_Memer_1, whole genome shotgun sequence, a single genomic region encodes these proteins:
- the LOC123560305 gene encoding sulfur globule protein CV1-like, with translation MKITIFATVALTAVVGMAFADEMFNNWNNNNGWDNDDGFGGASFGGISQISGGGFGQQVGYGSGYGSGYGYASGYGSGYGKSLGYGKGYGVAQASYIPVPAMPKTGGSGNSFLSIFALLFLLPLLFNRSSSQDQIILLNSTLEG, from the exons ATGAAGATCACAATTTTCGCCACTGTCGCCTTGACCGCCGTCGTTGGTATGGCATTTGCCGACGAAATGTTCAATAACTGGAACAACAATAACGGATGGGACAATGACGACGGATTCGGTGGTGCTTCGTTCGGAGGTATCAGCCAGATCAGTGGCGGAGGATTCGGACAGCAAGTAGGATACGGTTCTGGATACGGCTCAGGATACGGATACGCTTCAGGCTATGGATCCGGATACGGCAAAAGTTTGGGATACGGCAAAGGATACGGTGTAGCACAAGCTTCTTACATTCCAGTTCCAGCTATGCCCAAGACCGGAGGCTCTGGCAACTCTTTCT TGTCCATCTTTGCTTTGTTGTTCCTTCTCCCACTCCTGTTCAACAGATCTTCCAGCCAGGACCAGATTATCCTCCTCAACTCAACACTCGAGGGTTAA
- the LOC128548728 gene encoding uncharacterized protein LOC128548728, giving the protein MPLRPIVSSVGSIMYNSAKYLAKVMSPLVGKTNHHIKNSKHFAGIKDKTVNEDEIFVSNDVSALFTSVPVGKTLTVIKDKLSTDTTLSQRTPLSADRVTRLLELCLKCTYFVYDGQYYLQIHGAAMGSPVSPIVCNLYTEHFESLALSTAPTLRVGGSVLWTTLIPSKQLRQYVNEFTDHINSIDPDIKFTIEKEDNGTLAFLDTNTVRLIDGHLKTTVFRKPTHTDQYLDFNSAHPEEHKLGVIRTLHQRAEVVTSDPTDLKAEIKHVNKALNVYNYPRWAVNKVKKHLLKRKDQSRRKTSDRKDSKGSVT; this is encoded by the coding sequence ATGCCCTTGCGCCCAATTGTGAGCAGTGTAGGATCAATTATGTACAACAGTGCCAAATACCTTGCAAAAGTTATGTCACCACTTGTGGGGAAAACTAACcatcacattaagaattcaaaacattttgcaggGATAAAAGACAAAACGGTGAATGAGGATGAGATCTTCGTGTCAAATGATGTAAGTGCGTTATTTACAAGTGTACCCGTGGGCAAGACATTGACGGTCATTAAAGACAAACTCTCTACAGACACCACCCTTTCTCAAAGAACACCGCTATCAGCAGATCGGGTAACTAGACTGTTAGAACTTTGCCTAAAATGCACCTATTTTGTGTACGATGGACAATACTACCTCCAGATTCACGGAGCTGCCATGGGATCGCCGGTATCCCCCATAGTATGCAACCTATACACGGAACATTTTGAGTCGTTGGCACTTTCAACAGCACCCACCCTCCGGGTTGGTGGTTCCGTTTTGTGGACGACACTCATACCAAGCAAGCAGCTGAGGCAGTATGTTAATGAATTTACAGATCACATCAACAGTATTGACCCGGATATTAAGTTCACCATAGAGAAGGAAGACAACGGGACTTTGGCATTTTTAGATACGAACACTGTAAGACTCATTGATGGTCATTTGAAAACAACAGTATTTCGGAAACCAACACATACTGATCAGTATCTGGATTTTAACTCAGCGCACCCAGAAGAACACAAACTTGGAGTTATAAGAACTTTACACCAAAGGGCGGAAGTGGTGACCTCAGATCCTACAGATCTAAAGGCCGAaataaaacatgtgaataaaGCCCTAAATGTGTACAATTACCCAAGATGGGCAGTTAACAAAGTTAAGAAACATCTGTTGAAAAGAAAAGACCAAAGTAGAAGGAAAACATCGGATAGAAAAGACTCAAAGGGAAGTGTCACATGA
- the LOC123560294 gene encoding keratin-associated protein 6-2-like, with translation MKITIFATVALTAVVGMAFADEMFNNWNNNNGWGNDDGFGGASGFGGASFGGIGQISGGGFGQQVGYGSGYGSGYGSGYGSGYGSGYGKGYGVAQASYIPVPAMPKTGGSGNSFLSIFALLFLLPLLFNRSSSQDQIILLNSTLEG, from the exons ATGAAGATCACAATTTTCGCCACTGTCGCCTTGACCGCCGTCGTTGGTATGGCATTTGCCGACGAAATGTTCAATAACTGGAACAACAACAACGGATGGGGCAATGACGATGGATTCGGTGGTGCTTCAGGATTCGGTGGTGCTTCATTTGGAGGTATCGGCCAGATCAGTGGCGGAGGATTCGGACAACAAGTAGGATACGGTTCCGGATACGGCTCAGGATACGGTTCAGGCTATGGATCAGGATACGGCTCAGGATACGGAAAAGGATACGGTGTAGCACAGGCTTCTTACATTCCAGTTCCAGCTATGCCCAAGACCGGAGGCTCTGGCAACTCTTTCT TGTCCATCTTTGCTTTGTTGTTCCTTCTCCCACTCCTGTTCAACAGATCTTCCAGCCAGGACCAGATTATCCTCCTCAACTCAACACTCGAGGGTTAA